A portion of the Maylandia zebra isolate NMK-2024a linkage group LG9, Mzebra_GT3a, whole genome shotgun sequence genome contains these proteins:
- the LOC101464313 gene encoding NACHT, LRR and PYD domains-containing protein 12 isoform X4: MTTLLKYNSLSEVHKMNICVEEEKSGAESAGSSCPSMRSDSSKVDPLNFRDEPGPSDTTERKAISEDPVSTSHGPEKSRTEAQLQISTDVGLQEILNEHKIHLKRQYERVTEGFGESTSGTLLNTIYTELYITDKQSEEVHTQHEVRQLETTSQTDTVHAPTIKCHKLFEVLPHLMRPIRVVLMNGIAGIGKTFSVQKFIVDWSEGLENQDINIVILLSFRELNLVKDERYSLLELLHVFYPTLQKVTTEKLTLCKLLFIFDGLDESRLSLEFTNRKIVSDITQTSSVNELVTNLIEGNLLPSALIWITTRPAAAYQIPPKCVDRVTEVQGYTDAQKEEYFRMRFSEKELSRVISHIKKSKNLNVMCKIPVFCWITATILEYILNTDQRRELPKTLTDMYSYFLLVQTKRNKHKCQKEHETSPQELTDADREVLLKLGKLAFENLKKRNIIFYQEDLEKCGLDVTEASVNSGVFTEIFKRQCGIFQKPVYSFVHLSIQEFLAAVYTFHCYTNRKTEVLKEVLGEEYNETSLDIFLSKVMEKSLQCKNGTLNLFVRFLHGLTLESNQRLLVGLLSQTENNPEVIQKIINNLKEMRRSQISPDRSINIFHCLIEMNDSSVFQEIQEFVKSETKLCEIHCSALAYMLQMSEEVLDELDLQKFNTSDEGRHRLIPAVSNCRKALLKACHLSETHCEVVASALKSDNSNLVELDMTGNKLQDSGLNILSAGLSSPDCRLETLRLESCWLSDISSLASALNSNPSHLKYLNLSYNNLENSGVRHLCGFLKNPHCLLETLRLQRCSLSEISCDHLLPALQCNPSHLKHLDLSTNNLQDSGVEQLCVYLKTSDCRLETLRLWGCKLSETSCDYLFKALQSNTHLRELDLTLNNLQESHVKQLSELVDSPHHTLEVLKRKDP; this comes from the exons actcACTTTCAGAAGTTCACAAGATGAACATTTGTGTTGAGGAAGAAAAGAGtggagcagagtctgcaggaTCCAGCTGTCCTTCTATGAGAAGTGACAGCTCCAAAGTTGATCCTTTAAACTTCAGGGATGAACCTGGACCCTCAGACACAAC agagaggaaggCGATCTCAGAGGATCCAGTGTCTACCAGCCATGGACCAGAAAAATCCAGGACTGAAGCACAACTGCAGATATCCA cagatgttggtctgcaggagattttaaatgaacataaaatacatCTAAAGAGACAATATGAACGTGTGACTGAAGGATTTGGTGAATCAACAAGTGGAACCCTCCTCAACACGATCTACACTGAGCTTtacatcacagacaaacagagtgaagaggttcatACTCAACATGAagtgaggcagctggagacaaCTTCACAAACAGATACCGTCCATGCCCCAACAATCAAGTGTCACAAACTCTTTGAAGTTTTACCTCACCTGATGAGAcccatcagagtggttctgaTGAACGGAATTGCTGGCAttggaaaaaccttctcagtgcagaaATTTATTGTGGACTGGTCAGAGGGCTTGGAAAACCAAGACATCAACATAGTgattctgctttcattcagggagTTGAATCTCGTTAAAGATGAGCGgtacagtcttctggagctgctccatgttttctaTCCAACATTACAGAAAGTCACCACAGAGAAACTGACTCTTTGTAaacttttgttcatctttgatggccTGGATGAAAGTCGACTTTCACTGGAGTTCACTAACCGGAAGATTGTTTCTGACATTACTCAGACATCATCAGTCAATGAGTTAGTAACAAACCTCATAGAAgggaatctgcttccctcggcTCTCATCTGGATAACTacccgacctgcagcagcctaTCAGATACCTCCTAAATGTGTTGACAGGGTAACAGAAGTGCAAGGCTACACTGATGctcagaaggaggagtacttcaggatgAGGTTTAGTGAGAAAGAGCTGTCCAGAGTTATCTCCCACATTAAGAAATCCAAAAACCTCAATGTCATGTGTaaaatcccagtcttctgctggatcactgccaCAATCCTTGAGTACATATTGAATACAGACCAAAGAAGAGAGCTACCaaagaccctgactgacatgtactcgtacttcctactggttcagacaaaaagaaataaacacaagTGCCAAAAAGAACATGAAacgagtccacaggagctgacggatgctgacagggaagttcttctgaagctggggaAGCTGGCGTttgaaaatctgaaaaaaagaaacatcatattctaccaagaagacctggaAAAGTGTGGTCTGGATGTCACAGAGGCCTCAGTTAATTCAGGGGTTTTTACTGAAATCTTTAAAAGACAGTGTGGGATTTTCCAAAAACCAGTctactcctttgttcatctgagcattcaggagtttctggctgctgtttaCACGTTTCACTGTTACACCAACAGGAAAACAGAGGTACTAAAAGAAGTCCTGGGGGAAGAATATAACGAGACATCTCTGGACATTTTTCTGAGCAAAGTCATGGAAAAGTCCCTCCAATGTAAAAATGGCACTCTGAACTTGTTTGTTCGCTTCCTGCATGGCCTCACACTAGAGTCCAACCAAAGACTCTTAGTAGGTCTACTGAGTCAGACAGAGAACAACCCAGAAGTTATCCAGAAAATCATCAACAACCTAAAAGAGATGAGACGTTCTCAAATTTCTCCTGACAGAAGCATCAATATCTTTCATTGTCTGATTGAGATGAATGACAGCTCAGTGTTTCAGGAGATCCAAGAATTCGTGAAATCAGAGACAAAACTCTGTGAGATCCACTGCTCAGCTCTGGCCTACATGCTGCAGATGTCGGAGGAGGTTCTGGATGAGTTGGACCTGCAGAAGTTCAACACATCAGATGAAGGACGACACAGACTGATCCCAGCTGTGAGCAACTGCAGAAAGGCTCT ACTAAAAGCTTGTCATCTCTCAGAGACTCACTGTGAAGTTGTGGCCTCAGCTCTCAAATCCGACAACTCCAATCTGGTGGAGTTGGACATGACTGGAAACAAGTTGCAGGATTCAGGACTAAATATTTTGTCTGCTGGACTGTCTAGTCCAGACTGTCGACTAGAGACTCTGAG GTTGGAGAGCTGTTGGTTGTCAGATATCAGCTCTCTGGCTTCAGCTCTGAATTCCAACCCCTCTCATCTGAAATATCTAAACCTGAGCTACAACAACTTGGAGAATTCAGGAGTGAGGCATCTTTGTGGTTTTCTGAAGAATCCCCACTGTCTATTGGAGACTCTGAG ATTGCAGCGCTGcagtttgtcagagatcagctgtgatcatCTGCTTCCAGCCCTTCAGTGCAACCCCTCCCATTTGAAACATCTGGACCTGAGCACGAACAACCTTCAGGATTCAGGAGTGGAGCAGCTGTGTGTTTATCTGAAGACTTCAGATTGCAGACTGGAGACTCTCAG